The following proteins are co-located in the Stieleria sp. JC731 genome:
- a CDS encoding PVC-type heme-binding CxxCH protein, giving the protein MKHSLVFVIAFALGQSAYANESSHRFTTIVLSEEFHSEGASVADINRDGNNDIISGPFWYAGPDFRTKHAFAAVKPYTIKGYSDHFFSFPGDFDSDGWTDILTIAMPGTPAYWHRNPGSFEDAAEPTAWEKFLVLSDVGNESPTLVDIDRDGVDELICASGGKHGYAKPNPSDPMAPWTFIAISDRGGYGRFTHGLGVGDIDGDGQPELLEMDGWWKSTQHAGQPWDFHRFTFAQSGGSQIHAYDFDGDGDNDVVSSQNAHGYGLAWFENRSQNKGEPVFVRHEIMGNDASKHPYGLAISQLHALALADVDGDGVKDLVTGKRFWAHGGNDPGAQELPVLYWFRTERSAHGVNFVPMLIDRRVGVGTQLWASDVDGNGHVDIVVGNKLGTYVALNSGVSDAPPVMSQTPRHTAGTSEFRSGVRTTEPLTPEQELETFVLPDGFVAELVVAEPQIAKPMNMAFDSRNRLWVSSSNEYPYPAADGEGKDTIKVLEDTTGDGTYDLVTTFADNLNIPIGLYPYGDGVICFSIPNIYYLRDTDGDGKADKREVLYGPFDTSRDTHGMCNAFTRGYDGWLYACHGFNNQSSVAGKDGNVVTMHSGNTFRMRLDGSRIEHFTHGQVNPFGLAFDEDGNAFTADCHTKPVSFLMQGGYYPSFGKPHDGLGFVPQVMEHLNGSTAIGGMALYNGGQFPSVYQNSAFGGNVMTSRINRNAIVKSGGSIEAIEQSDFLISGDPWFRPVDLQIGPDGALYVADFYNRIIGHYEVPLDHPGRDRDRGRIWRIRYQPTETRRDVTSATTVEPAKGLAKHDDIDALIEQLASDELSARLIAADTIVDQFAEAAITQVRAAFSEPLNDHAKIHLAWVLHRLGALELSDVEKLIQSSESRVRQHGYQILSAIAGEQFDAASTELLQQGLVDPSNSVRRAVVMAMIQHPSQSFVKPLLDASVQVSGDPHLHHAIRMALRDHLGKKTWFESSVKDLSEAQTAEVLSLCLAIKTDFAGYYVAQNLDRISRQIPSELTAYLTFASRYCGDAELDSIVRLSRERFAADPDFQKELLLSIRSGRAQRGEPLSPVVKSWAIDLACQYLGIDSPSDELPNEQPPLPWSYRADPSAPSQVNPWQVSTQRNSSDGQQNSSLFSSFPKGEKLVGFYRSGSFPMPSQFSFFFAGHDGQPGKPLQQKNYVQICEAGTDQVIKRWSPLRNDTAQLVKWSSGEHAGKQVYVELVDTDTATAYAWIAVGRFSLESLNPSDIVQRREKAMSLLTEFKLGELEQAVCALLTADGISGTDRAVYAKALVSLSPSAVKEAAAEALSIENLDDEVRNSIVDSLLSDNRSSMNESLKHVMKVATSSMQSQIAEQLSSDRDGAAMLVDLIEQGAASARLLKVPSIEAKLSQLASDTLRDKIARLAKDLGSESPLVQEAISARQIDYREHGGDRSQGMAIFKTQCAICHKVAGQGAEVGPNLDGIGSRGLERILEDVIAPNRNVDAAFRTSVVLLDDGRVLSGLVKRSEGAQIILVDEKGKESAIAIDTIEAQQQNRNSPMPANFHEVLTAQQFNDLLAYLLSLTK; this is encoded by the coding sequence ATGAAACACTCCCTCGTCTTTGTCATTGCCTTTGCACTTGGGCAGTCTGCCTATGCGAACGAATCATCGCATCGATTCACCACCATTGTCCTGAGTGAAGAGTTCCACAGCGAAGGCGCGTCGGTTGCTGATATCAATCGCGATGGAAACAACGATATCATCTCAGGCCCCTTTTGGTATGCCGGCCCCGACTTCCGTACCAAGCATGCTTTCGCTGCGGTAAAACCCTACACGATCAAAGGCTACTCGGATCACTTCTTTTCATTTCCAGGTGATTTCGATAGCGATGGCTGGACCGACATTTTGACCATTGCGATGCCAGGCACACCGGCGTATTGGCATCGAAATCCGGGGTCATTCGAAGACGCGGCCGAACCAACGGCGTGGGAGAAGTTTTTGGTGCTAAGCGATGTTGGCAATGAATCGCCGACGTTGGTCGATATCGATCGTGATGGCGTCGACGAATTGATTTGTGCTTCCGGTGGGAAGCATGGATATGCCAAACCGAATCCGTCCGACCCAATGGCACCGTGGACCTTTATCGCCATCAGCGATCGAGGCGGATACGGCAGGTTTACACATGGCCTAGGCGTTGGTGATATCGATGGCGATGGTCAACCGGAACTATTGGAAATGGATGGTTGGTGGAAATCGACGCAACACGCTGGACAGCCTTGGGACTTTCATCGTTTCACATTTGCGCAATCGGGTGGATCGCAAATCCATGCGTACGATTTCGACGGAGACGGCGACAACGATGTTGTTTCATCGCAAAACGCCCACGGATACGGATTAGCGTGGTTCGAAAACCGTTCACAGAATAAAGGTGAGCCGGTCTTTGTCAGACACGAAATCATGGGGAATGATGCCAGCAAGCATCCATACGGTTTGGCGATCTCTCAGCTTCACGCTTTGGCCCTTGCCGATGTCGATGGCGACGGCGTGAAAGACCTGGTTACGGGAAAGCGATTTTGGGCGCACGGCGGCAATGACCCTGGTGCCCAAGAGTTGCCGGTGTTGTATTGGTTTCGCACCGAGAGGTCGGCTCACGGAGTCAACTTTGTACCGATGTTGATTGACCGACGCGTGGGAGTAGGGACACAGTTATGGGCAAGCGATGTTGACGGCAATGGACATGTCGACATCGTGGTTGGAAACAAACTGGGAACCTATGTCGCCCTCAATAGCGGCGTGTCAGATGCGCCACCGGTGATGTCGCAAACTCCTCGTCATACCGCTGGAACGTCTGAATTCCGTTCGGGGGTCCGGACGACGGAACCTCTGACACCAGAACAGGAACTTGAAACCTTTGTGTTGCCCGATGGATTCGTTGCGGAGTTGGTCGTGGCGGAGCCGCAGATTGCGAAGCCAATGAATATGGCCTTTGACTCGCGAAATCGACTTTGGGTCAGCAGTTCGAATGAATATCCCTATCCAGCGGCCGATGGCGAAGGCAAAGACACGATTAAAGTGTTGGAAGATACGACCGGCGACGGAACTTACGATCTTGTCACGACCTTTGCAGATAACTTGAACATCCCCATCGGGCTTTATCCATACGGCGACGGTGTTATCTGCTTTAGCATCCCGAATATCTATTACTTGCGCGACACCGACGGTGATGGGAAAGCGGATAAGCGAGAAGTTCTATACGGGCCTTTCGATACGTCACGCGATACGCACGGAATGTGCAATGCGTTTACGCGTGGCTATGACGGTTGGCTATACGCATGCCACGGATTCAATAACCAAAGTTCCGTCGCTGGCAAAGACGGAAACGTTGTGACAATGCACTCCGGTAACACTTTCCGAATGAGGCTGGATGGATCGCGGATTGAGCATTTTACGCATGGCCAAGTCAATCCATTCGGTTTGGCTTTCGATGAAGACGGCAACGCATTCACGGCGGACTGTCATACGAAGCCTGTCTCGTTTTTGATGCAGGGCGGTTACTATCCGAGTTTCGGAAAACCACACGACGGCCTGGGGTTTGTTCCGCAGGTCATGGAGCACCTCAACGGTAGTACCGCGATCGGCGGCATGGCTCTTTACAATGGTGGCCAGTTCCCATCGGTCTACCAAAACAGCGCGTTCGGTGGGAACGTGATGACGAGCCGTATCAACAGGAACGCAATTGTTAAATCTGGCGGTTCCATTGAAGCGATCGAACAATCCGATTTCCTGATTTCCGGCGACCCTTGGTTCCGTCCAGTCGATTTGCAAATCGGACCTGACGGTGCACTCTACGTGGCTGATTTTTACAACCGAATCATCGGGCACTACGAAGTTCCTCTCGATCACCCTGGTCGAGACCGGGATCGCGGCCGTATCTGGCGCATCCGCTATCAGCCAACCGAAACTCGACGTGATGTCACATCAGCGACGACTGTCGAACCGGCAAAAGGCCTAGCGAAACACGATGACATTGACGCATTAATTGAACAATTGGCATCCGATGAACTGTCAGCTCGACTGATTGCTGCTGACACAATCGTGGATCAATTTGCAGAAGCAGCCATCACCCAAGTCCGTGCGGCATTTTCTGAGCCACTGAATGATCATGCGAAAATTCATCTCGCATGGGTTCTTCATCGTTTGGGTGCTCTGGAACTTAGCGACGTCGAAAAACTCATTCAGTCCAGTGAAAGTCGAGTTCGCCAGCATGGCTATCAGATTCTCAGCGCGATAGCTGGCGAACAATTTGATGCAGCTTCGACAGAGCTGTTGCAACAAGGATTGGTGGATCCCTCGAATTCAGTTCGACGAGCCGTCGTGATGGCAATGATTCAGCACCCCTCGCAGTCTTTCGTTAAACCTCTGCTGGATGCATCGGTTCAGGTCTCCGGTGATCCACATTTACACCATGCAATACGTATGGCCTTGCGAGATCACCTTGGGAAAAAAACTTGGTTTGAATCCTCGGTGAAGGATCTCAGCGAAGCTCAAACTGCAGAAGTGCTGTCACTTTGTCTGGCAATCAAAACGGACTTCGCAGGTTACTACGTCGCTCAAAACTTGGATCGGATTTCCCGTCAAATTCCTTCCGAGCTAACTGCATATCTTACTTTTGCCAGTCGCTATTGTGGCGATGCAGAGCTTGATTCGATTGTCCGACTATCAAGAGAACGTTTTGCTGCGGATCCTGACTTTCAAAAGGAGCTATTGCTGTCGATTCGGTCCGGCCGAGCACAACGGGGCGAACCGCTTTCACCGGTCGTTAAAAGCTGGGCGATCGATCTTGCCTGTCAGTATCTTGGAATTGATTCTCCTTCGGATGAATTACCCAACGAGCAGCCGCCATTGCCTTGGTCCTATCGGGCGGATCCGTCTGCACCGAGTCAAGTCAATCCCTGGCAAGTGTCGACCCAACGCAATTCGTCCGATGGGCAGCAGAACTCGTCGCTGTTTAGCAGTTTTCCGAAAGGTGAAAAGCTGGTGGGTTTCTACCGCAGCGGATCTTTTCCTATGCCTTCACAGTTCAGTTTCTTCTTTGCCGGACATGACGGGCAACCCGGTAAGCCACTTCAACAGAAGAACTATGTGCAAATTTGTGAAGCGGGGACGGATCAAGTAATCAAGCGTTGGAGCCCACTTCGAAATGACACTGCACAATTGGTGAAATGGTCAAGCGGCGAACATGCGGGTAAACAGGTCTATGTTGAACTTGTCGACACCGACACCGCGACGGCCTATGCATGGATCGCAGTCGGAAGGTTTTCGCTCGAATCGCTGAATCCATCCGACATAGTGCAGCGACGGGAAAAGGCGATGAGCTTGTTAACTGAATTCAAGCTTGGTGAATTGGAGCAAGCTGTTTGTGCATTGCTAACTGCCGACGGTATTTCGGGGACAGATCGGGCTGTCTATGCAAAGGCGTTGGTGTCACTGTCGCCATCAGCAGTCAAGGAAGCTGCGGCGGAAGCGTTGTCGATCGAAAACTTGGACGACGAAGTTCGCAATTCGATCGTTGATTCGCTGCTTTCCGATAATCGTTCTTCGATGAATGAGTCGCTGAAGCACGTGATGAAGGTTGCGACGTCATCGATGCAGTCTCAAATCGCTGAGCAATTATCGTCCGATAGAGATGGCGCAGCGATGCTGGTCGATCTAATCGAACAAGGTGCCGCATCGGCTCGACTGCTGAAAGTTCCGTCCATTGAAGCGAAACTTAGCCAACTCGCTAGCGACACGTTAAGAGACAAGATTGCACGACTGGCGAAAGATTTGGGCAGTGAATCGCCGCTCGTTCAAGAGGCCATTTCGGCAAGGCAAATCGATTACCGTGAACATGGCGGAGATCGTTCCCAAGGGATGGCGATCTTCAAAACACAGTGTGCGATCTGTCACAAGGTGGCTGGACAGGGGGCCGAAGTCGGTCCCAATTTGGACGGCATTGGCAGTCGGGGCTTGGAACGAATCTTGGAAGACGTCATCGCACCCAATCGCAACGTCGACGCTGCGTTCCGTACCAGTGTTGTTTTGCTTGACGATGGACGAGTTTTGAGTGGATTGGTTAAACGATCCGAAGGTGCCCAAATCATTCTTGTGGATGAGAAAGGTAAAGAGTCAGCGATCGCAATCGACACGATCGAAGCGCAACAGCAGAACCGAAACTCACCGATGCCGGCTAACTTTCACGAGGTTCTCACGGCCCAGCAGTTCAATGACCTCTTGGCGTACTTACTGTCGCTAACAAAATGA
- a CDS encoding RNA polymerase sigma factor RpoD/SigA — protein sequence MSDFAAPQVDPDLADVKKVRKSTTRRTDAAQSPLETYLREINETALLTAKEELELASQIEQGDVEARDRMVRANLRLVVNISRGYTGKGLSLQDLIEEGNLGLLRAVEGFDPTVGTRFSTYASYWIKQSIKRALINSAKTIRIPAYMVELLSKWRRATARLSEELGRTPTNEEVARVLGLPKKKLPIIRKAIRISNSTPQSDQSESGWSLGEMVMDERLKSPDEMLLDHDILHHAMELLDDLEEREAMVLKLRFGLDGSEPKTLKEIGAELGLTRERVRQIETEALRRLADGLTDPRERFPG from the coding sequence ATGTCCGATTTTGCTGCTCCCCAGGTCGATCCCGATTTGGCTGATGTTAAGAAGGTCCGCAAATCGACTACTCGCCGAACCGACGCGGCACAGTCTCCCCTGGAGACCTATCTTCGAGAGATCAACGAGACCGCGCTGCTGACAGCGAAAGAGGAACTCGAACTGGCATCGCAGATCGAGCAAGGTGATGTGGAAGCTCGTGACCGAATGGTTCGCGCGAATCTGCGGCTGGTCGTCAACATCTCGCGAGGCTACACCGGCAAAGGGCTTAGCCTGCAGGACTTGATCGAAGAAGGCAACTTGGGTTTGCTTCGTGCCGTCGAAGGGTTCGACCCAACGGTCGGAACGCGATTCAGCACCTACGCCAGCTACTGGATTAAACAATCCATCAAGCGTGCTCTGATCAACAGCGCGAAGACGATTCGAATTCCGGCCTACATGGTCGAACTGCTAAGCAAGTGGCGTCGTGCGACGGCCCGGCTGAGCGAAGAACTTGGCCGCACGCCAACCAATGAAGAAGTTGCTCGCGTTCTGGGACTTCCAAAAAAGAAGTTGCCGATCATTCGCAAGGCAATTCGCATCAGCAACAGCACTCCGCAAAGCGATCAAAGTGAATCGGGCTGGTCGCTCGGCGAGATGGTGATGGACGAGCGTCTAAAAAGTCCTGACGAGATGCTTCTCGATCACGACATCTTGCACCACGCGATGGAATTGCTCGATGATCTTGAAGAACGCGAAGCGATGGTATTGAAACTTCGTTTCGGCTTGGACGGTTCGGAACCGAAGACGCTTAAAGAGATTGGGGCAGAACTCGGACTGACCCGCGAGCGTGTTCGACAAATTGAAACCGAAGCACTGCGTCGCCTTGCCGACGGTTTGACCGACCCACGGGAACGCTTCCCCGGCTAA
- a CDS encoding zinc-binding alcohol dehydrogenase family protein, which produces MRAIQISDIKTLKPIEIDPPAAPGPGQALVRTHRMGVCGTDISCYLGKFPFFDFPRIPGHELGVEVVAVGEGVSNVAAGDRCSVEPYMNCGECYPCRRGATNCCQNLNVIGVMCDGGLCESFLVRAEKLHPSKKLSFDQLALVETLAIGCHANDRANPRPADHSLIIGMGPIGLATLEFAKLTGAKLSVMDMNPDRLEFVRRNYGVENTIQFVGDGSELDAMRSLTGGDLYQTIVDATGNRHSMAGALSYLAPTGTLVYVGITTDEITFRHPAMHKPEAAILSSRNALPGDFTRIIQLIEMGMINTDPWITHRSDMNTILNDFESYTKPETGVIKAVISVQ; this is translated from the coding sequence GTGCGCGCGATTCAAATCAGTGATATCAAGACTTTAAAGCCGATTGAAATTGATCCTCCCGCCGCACCGGGACCCGGACAGGCACTCGTACGGACGCACCGAATGGGCGTGTGCGGGACGGACATCAGTTGCTACCTCGGGAAGTTTCCTTTCTTTGATTTCCCAAGGATTCCCGGGCACGAATTGGGTGTCGAAGTCGTCGCCGTCGGTGAGGGCGTCAGCAACGTTGCCGCTGGCGATCGATGCAGTGTCGAGCCTTACATGAATTGCGGTGAATGTTACCCCTGTCGCCGTGGCGCAACGAACTGCTGCCAGAATCTGAATGTCATCGGAGTGATGTGCGACGGCGGACTCTGCGAATCATTTTTAGTTCGTGCGGAGAAACTCCACCCTTCAAAGAAGCTGTCGTTCGATCAATTGGCCCTCGTCGAAACGCTCGCGATCGGTTGCCACGCCAATGATCGTGCCAACCCACGTCCCGCCGACCACAGTCTGATTATCGGGATGGGCCCGATCGGATTGGCGACGCTGGAGTTTGCCAAGTTGACCGGTGCAAAACTGAGCGTGATGGATATGAATCCGGATCGTCTGGAATTCGTTCGTCGAAACTACGGTGTTGAAAACACGATCCAGTTTGTTGGCGATGGCAGCGAGCTCGATGCGATGCGATCGCTAACCGGTGGGGATCTGTATCAAACGATCGTCGATGCGACAGGCAATCGCCACTCCATGGCCGGTGCGCTCAGTTACCTGGCACCCACCGGAACACTGGTTTACGTCGGAATCACAACGGATGAAATCACCTTTCGTCATCCAGCGATGCATAAGCCGGAAGCAGCAATCCTGTCATCACGCAATGCACTTCCAGGCGACTTCACGCGTATCATTCAGTTGATCGAGATGGGCATGATCAATACCGATCCTTGGATCACACACCGATCTGATATGAACACCATCTTGAACGACTTTGAATCCTATACCAAACCCGAAACCGGGGTCATCAAAGCCGTCATCAGTGTCCAATAG
- a CDS encoding amidohydrolase family protein, with the protein MLIDSHHHLWQYSATEYPWIDDQMTELRRDFWSNELREIASTHHVDGFVSVQARQSLTETETLLQLAETEPLIHGVVGWVDFRSPELAAQLDRFRHHRKLRGMRHVVQDEPDDDFLLGKTFNDGVAQLAGSGLVYDVLIFAKHLKPTIQFVRNHASIPMVLDHIAKPAVAAGQFDQSWKASIEQLAEQDNIVCKFSGVATEVRDATWDVETIRPYWDTVLEAFTPSRLMFGSDWPVCLLRTDYGCWLATVRELAAELSSDEQQQIFSGTAIQTYRLEQS; encoded by the coding sequence ATGTTGATCGATTCCCATCACCACCTGTGGCAATATTCGGCAACCGAGTATCCGTGGATCGATGATCAGATGACTGAGCTTCGCCGTGATTTCTGGTCCAATGAGCTGCGCGAGATCGCTTCGACGCACCATGTGGATGGATTTGTCAGCGTTCAAGCACGGCAGTCGTTAACCGAAACCGAGACGCTATTGCAACTTGCGGAAACTGAGCCGCTGATTCATGGAGTCGTCGGTTGGGTAGACTTTCGATCACCTGAGCTTGCTGCGCAACTCGATCGGTTTCGCCACCATCGAAAGTTGAGGGGAATGCGACATGTCGTTCAAGATGAGCCCGATGACGATTTCCTTTTAGGGAAAACCTTCAACGACGGTGTCGCTCAGCTCGCCGGGAGCGGGCTGGTGTACGACGTTCTGATCTTCGCCAAGCATTTGAAACCGACGATTCAGTTCGTTCGAAATCACGCTTCAATCCCGATGGTGCTCGATCACATTGCTAAGCCGGCCGTGGCTGCCGGCCAGTTTGATCAGAGCTGGAAGGCATCGATCGAGCAGCTTGCCGAACAAGACAATATCGTTTGCAAGTTCTCTGGTGTAGCGACAGAAGTTCGTGATGCGACTTGGGACGTGGAAACGATTCGGCCCTATTGGGACACGGTCTTAGAAGCGTTCACGCCCTCGCGTCTGATGTTTGGTAGCGATTGGCCAGTCTGCCTATTGAGAACCGACTACGGCTGCTGGCTCGCGACGGTCAGGGAACTGGCAGCCGAACTGTCATCCGACGAACAACAACAGATCTTTTCCGGAACCGCGATTCAAACCTATCGACTGGAGCAAAGCTGA
- a CDS encoding DUF2314 domain-containing protein has translation MSESESSSAASAPVFSSPSDDKEMEQASQKARHSFRFFWREMSWERRRIVPALELAAVKGTFRDPPELKSDDPDALEVEHMWLIDVDFDGREVEGTLINSPISLKSVKEGDRVTIRGKQICDWMYVLDGEVYGGFTVDLLRSRMGKAERKQHDNAWGYDFGEVGIINLVPPTYIGDDAPAKKGLFGFGKPKVTQQDYTKVAAAEHPMSINMRSSLSDTIDENPEMKSQADDHGYTFLHQLALAGSYDGVDVCLQKGFDPSQEAPNGMTAYTLAKSLGWKKVMQRLEQDGAA, from the coding sequence ATGTCAGAATCTGAAAGTTCATCCGCAGCTTCAGCACCAGTCTTCTCGTCACCCAGTGATGACAAAGAGATGGAACAAGCATCTCAAAAGGCGAGGCATAGCTTTCGCTTCTTTTGGCGAGAGATGTCTTGGGAAAGGCGGCGCATCGTTCCTGCTCTGGAACTCGCTGCGGTCAAAGGAACGTTTCGCGACCCGCCTGAGTTAAAGTCGGACGACCCCGACGCCCTCGAAGTCGAACATATGTGGCTGATCGATGTGGACTTTGACGGCCGAGAGGTCGAAGGCACGTTGATCAATTCGCCCATCTCCTTGAAATCAGTCAAAGAAGGCGACCGCGTCACCATCCGCGGCAAACAGATCTGCGATTGGATGTACGTACTCGATGGGGAAGTGTATGGCGGATTCACCGTCGATTTGTTGAGATCCAGAATGGGAAAGGCTGAACGCAAGCAGCATGACAACGCCTGGGGATATGACTTCGGTGAAGTCGGAATCATTAACCTTGTGCCCCCGACCTACATCGGCGATGACGCTCCTGCGAAGAAGGGACTGTTTGGGTTTGGGAAACCCAAAGTGACCCAGCAGGATTACACCAAGGTGGCCGCTGCGGAACATCCGATGTCCATCAACATGCGGTCATCGCTTTCGGACACCATCGACGAAAACCCCGAGATGAAGTCCCAGGCGGACGACCACGGGTACACCTTCCTGCACCAGTTGGCACTGGCAGGGTCTTATGACGGCGTCGATGTTTGCCTGCAGAAAGGGTTTGACCCATCGCAAGAGGCACCCAATGGGATGACCGCCTACACGCTGGCGAAAAGTCTCGGATGGAAAAAAGTAATGCAACGTCTCGAGCAAGATGGTGCGGCATAG
- a CDS encoding polysaccharide lyase family 1 protein: protein MTNGFRSIRVLFLCALIVFGCLAYFLIRGPQRSPLPNLADAHRDLIESLPVFPGAEGFGTDTKAGRGGKVFVVDTLADSGQGSLREALAAKGPRTVVFSVGGVIEATSNFVVSEPFVTIAGQTAPSPGITLAGAGLSIRTHDVLAQHIAIRIGDGAGHKPEDRDAVQVIGSEDGKTDVFNVVIDHVSMSWAIDEGFSTWYKGVRDVTVSHCLIAEQLDDSLHPKGRHSKAMLIGDHSRRVSLIRNVSAHSDDRNPTIKGDTSSLVVNNLVYNPGRWPLGYFDPEGSGPLLSTVWNNRFIYGPSSQLDHLAMIVETNIRSNSQIHQEGNVSPHERIVDSRTEPSPIVKEAPVTVSPLTRWDAETLEARLLPTVGSRPAQRDENDQRIIETIKNRTGRIIDRVSEVGFVKPPASSTTLELPNNPSLDEDGDGYTNLEEWLHAIAQKRCQESL, encoded by the coding sequence GTGACCAACGGTTTTAGATCGATCCGAGTTCTTTTCTTATGTGCCCTGATCGTTTTCGGATGTTTGGCTTATTTCCTAATACGCGGGCCACAACGTTCTCCGCTGCCAAACCTTGCCGATGCGCATCGAGACCTCATCGAATCGCTTCCTGTTTTTCCGGGGGCCGAAGGTTTTGGAACGGACACAAAAGCCGGACGTGGTGGGAAGGTGTTCGTGGTCGATACGCTCGCAGATAGCGGACAGGGATCATTGCGTGAAGCCCTTGCCGCGAAGGGGCCGCGAACGGTCGTGTTTTCCGTTGGCGGCGTCATTGAGGCGACGAGCAACTTCGTTGTCTCTGAACCCTTCGTCACGATTGCTGGGCAAACCGCGCCATCGCCGGGGATCACGCTGGCCGGTGCGGGCCTGTCGATTCGAACTCACGACGTACTGGCACAACATATCGCGATTCGCATTGGCGACGGCGCAGGGCATAAGCCAGAAGACCGCGATGCCGTCCAGGTTATCGGCAGCGAGGATGGCAAGACCGATGTGTTCAATGTTGTCATTGACCACGTCAGCATGAGCTGGGCAATCGATGAAGGCTTTTCAACTTGGTACAAGGGTGTGCGTGATGTGACGGTAAGTCATTGCCTGATTGCCGAACAGCTTGATGATTCGCTTCACCCGAAAGGAAGGCATTCAAAAGCTATGTTGATCGGCGATCACAGCCGCCGTGTAAGTTTGATTCGCAACGTTTCCGCACATTCAGACGATCGTAATCCCACGATCAAGGGCGATACAAGCAGCTTGGTTGTGAACAACCTGGTCTACAATCCGGGCCGTTGGCCACTGGGATACTTTGACCCCGAAGGATCTGGTCCACTACTGTCGACGGTCTGGAACAACCGTTTCATTTACGGACCGTCAAGTCAGCTCGATCACTTGGCAATGATTGTGGAAACCAACATCCGGTCAAATAGTCAGATTCACCAAGAGGGAAATGTGAGTCCTCACGAGCGGATCGTCGACAGTCGAACGGAACCGAGTCCGATCGTCAAAGAGGCTCCCGTGACGGTGTCACCGCTCACCCGCTGGGATGCCGAAACCTTAGAGGCTCGCTTGCTTCCAACCGTTGGAAGTCGCCCTGCCCAGCGCGACGAGAACGATCAAAGGATCATCGAAACGATAAAGAACCGAACCGGACGAATCATCGATCGCGTTTCCGAAGTCGGCTTCGTCAAACCGCCTGCAAGTTCGACCACTCTCGAATTGCCAAACAATCCAAGCTTAGACGAGGACGGCGACGGATACACCAACCTCGAAGAATGGCTTCACGCCATCGCACAAAAACGGTGTCAGGAATCGCTTTGA